From the Methanofastidiosum sp. genome, the window CCTCAGAACATCCTTTTGACCGCAGGAGCATACGAAGCAGTTTATCTTGCGTTTATGGCACTTCTTAACAAGGGAGATGAGGTCTTGGTGCCTGACCCGATATTCTTATGTTACGAAAACGATGCTTACATGTCAGAATCGATACCTGTTAGAATTCCTTTATATGAAGAGAATAGCTTTAGACCCGCACAAGATGATATCCTTGAAAGAGTAAATCAAAAGACAAAAATGCTTGTTTTAAATTATCCTTCAAATCCTACCGGCGGTGTTCTCGAAAAGAAAGACTATAAGATGGTAGCGGATATATGCGAAGATAATAATCTATACCTACTATCTGATGATACTTACGAAGAGATTGTTTATGATGGATACAAGCCAGACTGCTTTTTGAACTATTATGATAAAACAATAATTACAAACTCTTTTTCAAAAAACTATGCAATGACCGGATGGAGAGTTGGATTTGTAGTAGCTGAAAAAGAGATGCTTACTCCAATGCTTAGAATCCACCAGTATGCAGTTTCATGTTTGAATACTCCATCACTGGAAGGAACATATACTGCATTAACATCTTCACAGCAATGCGTATCTGATATGGTAAGAGAGTATGAGAGAAGACGAAATCTTATCGTAAAAGGGCTGAACAATCTCCCAGGTGTTTCTTGTATAAATCCAAAAGGAACATTTTACTGCTTTGCCAATATAACAGAAACAGGTATGACTTCAAGAGAATTTTCTGACTTCATGCTTGACAATGCTAAAGTTGTAGTTGTTCCAGGAGATGCTTTTGGGGA encodes:
- a CDS encoding pyridoxal phosphate-dependent aminotransferase, translated to MVAERVKLVIPSKIRELSERAKKIENVISLGIGEPDFDTPLHIKEAAKTALDQGFTHYTENQGMFKVRKAISDRYMRLFSTEAHPQNILLTAGAYEAVYLAFMALLNKGDEVLVPDPIFLCYENDAYMSESIPVRIPLYEENSFRPAQDDILERVNQKTKMLVLNYPSNPTGGVLEKKDYKMVADICEDNNLYLLSDDTYEEIVYDGYKPDCFLNYYDKTIITNSFSKNYAMTGWRVGFVVAEKEMLTPMLRIHQYAVSCLNTPSLEGTYTALTSSQQCVSDMVREYERRRNLIVKGLNNLPGVSCINPKGTFYCFANITETGMTSREFSDFMLDNAKVVVVPGDAFGDRGEGFIRCSFATDYAKIEEALLRMEKALKSF